A stretch of Nonomuraea africana DNA encodes these proteins:
- a CDS encoding DUF3263 domain-containing protein produces MDTAPVSGDSAAQEPPRKPLSERDLQLLAFERQWWRHAGAKEHAIRETFGFSATRYYQLLGDLIDRPEAMEHDPMLVKRLRRLRATRQRERAARKLGMRP; encoded by the coding sequence ATGGACACTGCACCGGTCAGCGGTGACAGTGCTGCCCAGGAACCACCGCGCAAGCCCCTGTCCGAGCGCGACCTTCAGCTCCTCGCCTTCGAGCGCCAGTGGTGGCGTCACGCGGGCGCCAAGGAGCACGCCATCCGCGAGACCTTCGGGTTCTCCGCCACCCGCTACTACCAGTTGCTGGGTGATCTCATCGATCGTCCGGAGGCGATGGAGCACGACCCGATGCTGGTCAAACGCCTGCGCAGGTTGCGGGCGACCCGGCAGAGGGAGCGCGCGGCGCGCAAGCTGGGCATGCGCCCCTGA
- a CDS encoding ABC transporter ATP-binding protein: MAAAADRILEVRDLVKHFPLTHGVVLKRQIGAIKAVDGVSFDLNRGETLGIVGESGCGKSTLAKLLMALERPTSGSVKVNGREIANARGAELKRMRRNIQMVMQDPYTSLNPRMTVGDIVGEPYDIHTEVAPKGDRRRKVQELLEVVGLNPDHINRYPHQFSGGQRQRIGIARGLALQPEVIVCDEPVSALDVSIQAQVINLLERLQSEFDLAYIFIAHDLSVVRHISDRVAVMYLGKFVELGKDAEIYDRPAHPYTQALLSAVPVPDPEGREQRERIILQGDPPSPANPPSGCRFRTRCWKAQEICAEQEPLLQIRPGTAHASACHFAETHDVVHVN; this comes from the coding sequence ATGGCAGCCGCGGCTGACCGCATCCTCGAGGTCCGCGACCTGGTCAAGCACTTCCCGCTGACGCACGGTGTCGTGCTCAAGAGGCAGATCGGCGCGATCAAGGCCGTCGACGGCGTCTCGTTCGACCTGAACAGGGGCGAGACCCTGGGCATCGTCGGGGAGTCGGGCTGCGGCAAGTCGACGCTGGCCAAGCTGCTGATGGCGCTGGAGCGGCCGACCTCGGGCTCGGTCAAGGTCAACGGGCGAGAGATCGCCAACGCCAGGGGCGCCGAGCTCAAGCGCATGCGCCGCAACATCCAGATGGTGATGCAGGATCCCTACACCTCGCTGAACCCCAGGATGACCGTCGGCGACATCGTCGGCGAGCCGTACGACATCCACACGGAGGTCGCGCCGAAGGGCGACCGGCGCAGGAAGGTGCAGGAGCTGCTGGAGGTGGTCGGTCTCAACCCCGACCACATCAACCGCTACCCGCACCAGTTCTCCGGCGGCCAGCGCCAGCGCATCGGCATCGCCAGGGGGCTGGCGCTCCAGCCGGAGGTCATCGTCTGCGACGAGCCCGTCTCGGCGCTGGACGTGTCGATCCAGGCGCAGGTCATCAACCTGCTGGAGCGGCTGCAGAGCGAGTTCGACCTGGCCTACATCTTCATCGCCCACGACCTGTCGGTGGTGCGCCACATCTCCGACCGGGTCGCGGTGATGTACCTGGGCAAGTTCGTCGAGCTCGGCAAGGACGCCGAGATCTACGACCGGCCGGCCCATCCCTACACCCAGGCGTTGCTGTCGGCCGTGCCGGTGCCCGACCCCGAGGGGCGCGAGCAGCGCGAGCGGATCATCCTGCAGGGTGACCCGCCCTCGCCGGCCAACCCGCCCTCCGGCTGCCGCTTCCGCACCAGGTGCTGGAAGGCGCAGGAGATCTGCGCGGAGCAGGAGCCCCTGCTCCAGATCAGGCCGGGTACGGCGCACGCGAGCGCGTGCCACTTCGCCGAGACGCACGACGTGGTGCACGTCAACTGA
- a CDS encoding S8 family serine peptidase translates to MRAVFTGLLAVLLVMSAPTAADDVAATARERQWQLAPLDMAQAWRVSKGRGVTVAVLDTGVDARHPDLVGAVVKGPDLTGQTGKDRWGHHGTAMASLIAGRGHGRNRAEGIIGIAPESTVLSVRVTLENDDPRREQQRTRTRGRDSLARGIRYAVDHGAKVISMSLGGGSGTWEGSAAEEEAVQYALAGGAVLVASAGNDGDGPNKKNFPAAYPGVIAVGAVDRKLKVAGFSNRQEYLSVVAPGSQIVSADGSDSYVIGDGTSSAAAMVAGIAALIRSAYPGLTPLQVRRAIEASAGRKGHSRSYGHGVVNAALALDAAERLASRAPAKTQDGAPYFGGGPAAATSDSRLAVIVALLALATAMAARVVVLSVRGRR, encoded by the coding sequence ATGAGGGCGGTGTTCACCGGGCTGCTGGCGGTCCTGCTGGTCATGAGCGCGCCCACGGCCGCCGACGACGTGGCCGCGACCGCCCGCGAACGGCAGTGGCAGCTCGCGCCGCTCGACATGGCGCAGGCGTGGCGCGTCAGCAAGGGCCGCGGCGTGACGGTGGCGGTCCTCGACACCGGCGTCGACGCCCGCCATCCCGACCTCGTCGGCGCCGTCGTCAAGGGCCCCGACCTGACGGGACAGACGGGCAAGGACCGCTGGGGGCACCACGGCACCGCGATGGCCAGCCTCATCGCCGGTCGCGGGCACGGCAGGAACAGAGCCGAGGGGATCATCGGCATCGCACCCGAGTCCACCGTGCTGTCGGTGCGGGTCACGCTGGAGAACGACGATCCGCGCCGCGAGCAGCAGCGCACGCGAACCCGCGGCCGCGACTCGCTGGCGAGGGGGATCCGCTACGCCGTCGACCACGGCGCGAAGGTGATCAGCATGTCGCTCGGCGGCGGGAGCGGCACGTGGGAGGGCTCGGCGGCCGAGGAGGAGGCGGTGCAGTACGCCCTGGCGGGCGGCGCCGTGCTGGTCGCCTCGGCGGGCAACGACGGCGACGGGCCCAACAAGAAGAACTTCCCCGCCGCCTACCCCGGCGTGATCGCCGTCGGTGCCGTGGACAGGAAGCTGAAGGTGGCCGGCTTCTCCAACCGCCAGGAGTACCTGTCGGTGGTCGCGCCCGGCAGCCAGATCGTCAGCGCCGACGGCTCCGACTCCTACGTGATCGGCGACGGCACCAGCTCGGCCGCCGCGATGGTGGCGGGCATCGCGGCGCTCATCAGGTCCGCCTACCCGGGCCTGACGCCCTTGCAGGTACGGCGGGCGATCGAGGCCAGCGCGGGACGGAAGGGGCACAGCAGGTCCTACGGCCACGGGGTGGTGAACGCGGCCCTCGCCCTCGACGCCGCCGAGCGGCTGGCCAGCAGGGCGCCGGCCAAGACGCAGGACGGCGCCCCCTACTTCGGCGGCGGCCCGGCGGCGGCCACCTCCGACTCCAGGCTGGCCGTGATCGTGGCCCTGCTCGCGCTCGCGACGGCGATGGCGGCCAGGGTCGTGGTGCTCAGCGTGCGCGGCAGACGCTAG
- a CDS encoding RNA polymerase sigma factor: MALDELTEELARSAAGGDHRALGELLKRIEPDVLRHCARILPYHQDAEEACQDTLLAVARNIGRFEGRARFSTWLHIVTANCARTTYRSLKRRAAEQTSEELPVQKPDVRRVSVIAGSRLDLLDAMEALEADKPDLAQALVLRDIVQLDYNEVAEQLGIPLGTAKSRIHQARKYVQAALGDTYRLS; the protein is encoded by the coding sequence ATGGCCCTTGATGAGCTAACCGAGGAACTGGCCCGCTCCGCAGCGGGCGGCGACCATCGCGCGCTGGGCGAGCTCCTGAAGCGCATCGAGCCCGACGTGCTGCGCCACTGCGCGCGCATCCTCCCCTACCACCAGGACGCCGAGGAGGCGTGCCAGGACACCCTGCTCGCGGTGGCCCGCAACATCGGCCGCTTCGAGGGCAGGGCCAGGTTCAGCACCTGGCTCCACATCGTCACCGCCAACTGCGCGCGCACCACCTACCGGTCGCTGAAGCGCAGGGCCGCCGAGCAGACCTCCGAGGAGCTGCCGGTGCAGAAGCCCGACGTACGGCGCGTCAGCGTCATCGCGGGCTCGCGGCTCGACCTGCTCGACGCCATGGAGGCGCTCGAGGCCGACAAGCCCGACCTGGCCCAGGCGCTGGTGCTGCGCGACATCGTCCAGCTCGACTACAACGAGGTCGCCGAGCAGCTCGGCATCCCGCTCGGCACCGCCAAGTCCCGTATCCACCAGGCGCGCAAGTACGTTCAGGCCGCGCTGGGTGATACGTATCGTCTCAGCTAG
- a CDS encoding alpha,alpha-trehalose-phosphate synthase (UDP-forming) — MNSVLVASNRGPVSFTVSDGGELTMKRGAGGLVSGLSGVAREEGVLWVCAALSDGDRSAVRLAPGGRLDQAGYDTGKLRMLDIPPATFHRAYNAVANSTLWFVNHLLYDIPNAPHFDSRFEREWESYRDYNGAFALALAEEASHGARVMVQDYHLTLTPAMLRAERPDLRIAHFSHTPWAPPEYFSLLPDEVAREVLEGILGADHAGFLTERWARAFMDCCESLLDAKVSSRTVSHEGRTTRIGVHGLGVDGETLWKRACEPDVESHMAALREQVGDRRLIVRIDRTELSKNIVRGLMAYREFLAAHPEWHGRVVHLAFAYPSRHDLPEYREYTAAVQRCAKEIEDEYATEDWDPLILNVNDDYPRSLAAYRLADVLLVNPIRDGMNLVAKEGPILSPRCALVLSREAGAAAELGADALVVNPYDVCETARALHAGLEMPEDERLRRGARLKAAATALPPRRWLGEQLASI; from the coding sequence ATGAACAGCGTCCTGGTGGCCTCCAACAGGGGTCCGGTCTCCTTCACTGTCTCCGACGGCGGCGAGCTGACCATGAAACGCGGCGCGGGAGGCCTGGTGTCAGGGCTCTCCGGGGTGGCCAGAGAGGAGGGCGTGCTCTGGGTCTGCGCGGCGCTGTCCGACGGCGACCGCAGTGCCGTACGGCTGGCGCCCGGCGGCCGCCTCGACCAGGCCGGCTACGACACCGGCAAGCTGCGCATGCTCGACATCCCGCCCGCCACCTTCCACCGCGCCTACAACGCGGTGGCCAACTCCACGCTCTGGTTCGTCAACCACCTGCTGTACGACATCCCGAACGCGCCCCACTTCGACTCCAGGTTCGAGAGGGAGTGGGAGTCCTACCGCGACTACAACGGCGCGTTCGCGCTGGCGCTGGCGGAGGAGGCGAGCCACGGCGCGAGGGTGATGGTGCAGGACTACCACCTGACGCTCACCCCCGCCATGCTCCGCGCCGAGCGCCCCGACCTGCGCATCGCGCACTTCAGCCACACCCCGTGGGCGCCTCCCGAGTACTTCTCGTTACTGCCCGACGAGGTCGCGAGGGAGGTGCTCGAGGGCATCCTGGGCGCCGACCACGCCGGATTCCTGACCGAGCGATGGGCCCGGGCGTTCATGGACTGCTGCGAGAGCCTGCTCGACGCCAAGGTCTCGAGCCGCACGGTCTCCCACGAGGGCCGCACCACCCGCATCGGGGTCCACGGGCTCGGCGTCGACGGCGAGACGCTGTGGAAACGGGCCTGCGAGCCCGACGTCGAGTCGCACATGGCCGCGCTCAGGGAGCAGGTGGGCGACCGCAGGCTGATCGTCCGCATCGACCGCACCGAGCTGTCGAAGAACATCGTCCGCGGCCTGATGGCCTACAGGGAGTTCCTCGCCGCGCATCCCGAGTGGCACGGGCGCGTGGTCCACCTCGCCTTCGCCTACCCCTCGCGGCACGACCTGCCCGAGTACCGCGAGTACACCGCGGCCGTGCAGCGCTGCGCCAAGGAGATCGAGGACGAGTACGCCACGGAGGACTGGGATCCGCTGATCCTCAACGTCAACGACGACTACCCGCGCTCGCTGGCCGCCTACCGCCTGGCCGACGTGCTGCTGGTCAACCCCATCCGCGACGGCATGAACCTGGTCGCCAAGGAGGGCCCGATCCTGTCACCGCGCTGCGCGCTGGTGCTCTCGCGCGAGGCGGGCGCGGCGGCCGAGCTCGGCGCCGACGCGCTCGTCGTCAACCCCTACGACGTGTGCGAGACCGCGCGCGCCCTGCACGCCGGCCTGGAGATGCCGGAGGACGAGCGGCTACGGCGCGGCGCGCGGCTCAAGGCCGCCGCCACCGCGCTCCCTCCGCGGCGGTGGCTGGGCGAGCAACTTGCCAGCATCTAG
- a CDS encoding ABC transporter ATP-binding protein, whose product MKKRSATDVLPAEGGLGNEPLLAVDNLHVEFHTRAGVVSAVNGVSYSLSAGETLAVLGESGSGKSVTAQAIMGILDMPPAVIPKGEIRFHGTDLLQLSEEGRTQVRGERIAMIFQDALSALNPVFTVGWQISEMFRVHRGMSKRDGMKKAVELMDKVRIPAARQRVNDYPHQFSGGMRQRIMIAMSIALDPEVLIADEPTTALDVTVQAQIMELLAELQRESNMGLILITHDLGVVADVADKISVMYAGRIVENAPVHDIYKAPAHPYSKGLLDSIPRVDHKGQELYAIKGLPPNLLDMPTGCAFHPRCPYRQDNCVTDVPPLYEISGVRGSACHYWREVLDGSRG is encoded by the coding sequence ATGAAGAAGAGGTCAGCAACGGACGTTCTGCCCGCCGAGGGAGGGCTGGGCAACGAGCCGCTGCTCGCTGTCGACAACCTGCACGTGGAGTTCCACACCAGGGCGGGCGTCGTCAGTGCGGTCAACGGCGTCAGCTACTCGCTGAGCGCCGGTGAGACGCTCGCCGTCCTCGGTGAGTCGGGCTCGGGCAAGTCCGTGACGGCTCAGGCGATCATGGGCATCCTCGACATGCCGCCCGCGGTGATCCCCAAGGGGGAGATCCGCTTCCACGGCACCGACCTGCTCCAGCTGTCGGAGGAGGGCAGGACCCAGGTCCGTGGCGAGCGGATCGCGATGATCTTCCAGGACGCGCTCTCCGCGCTCAACCCGGTCTTCACCGTGGGCTGGCAGATCAGCGAGATGTTCAGGGTGCACCGCGGGATGAGCAAGCGCGACGGCATGAAGAAGGCCGTCGAGCTGATGGACAAGGTCCGCATCCCGGCCGCGCGGCAGCGCGTGAACGACTACCCGCACCAGTTCTCCGGCGGCATGCGCCAGCGCATCATGATCGCGATGTCGATCGCGCTGGACCCCGAGGTGCTGATCGCCGACGAGCCGACCACCGCGCTCGACGTGACCGTGCAGGCCCAGATCATGGAGCTCCTGGCGGAGCTCCAGCGCGAGAGCAACATGGGCCTGATCCTGATCACTCACGACCTCGGCGTGGTCGCCGACGTCGCCGACAAGATCTCGGTCATGTACGCGGGGCGGATCGTCGAGAACGCCCCCGTGCACGACATCTACAAGGCTCCCGCGCACCCGTACTCCAAGGGCCTGCTGGACTCGATCCCCAGGGTCGACCACAAGGGCCAGGAGCTGTACGCGATCAAGGGCCTGCCGCCCAACCTGCTCGACATGCCGACCGGCTGCGCGTTCCATCCCCGGTGTCCCTACCGGCAGGACAACTGCGTGACGGACGTCCCCCCGCTCTACGAGATCAGCGGCGTGCGCGGCAGCGCCTGCCACTACTGGAGGGAGGTCCTCGATGGCAGCCGCGGCTGA
- a CDS encoding ABC transporter permease produces the protein MSELNTAVQEPKAHPRRKQKEKKPNSLWSDAWYDLRRNKVFLVGTAIAILLVLLAIMPGVFAPQSPQACNLVDARQGISSAHWFGIDNQGCDTYSRVIHGARISILVGLLTSLATGLVGGVLGLIAGFYGRWVDVLLSRVAEIFFAIPSILGALLLLSVVGRDRAGVWTVVIALSILAWPMVLRIMRAAVITAKNQDYVTAARALGASPFRISVRHILPNAIAPVIVVCTMNLGVFIAGEAALSFLGVGIQSPNISWGLMIADARNRFLMAPEPLIFPAVFLSITVLSFVMIGDAVRDALDPKLR, from the coding sequence ATGAGTGAGCTGAACACCGCGGTGCAGGAGCCGAAGGCCCACCCGCGCAGGAAGCAGAAGGAGAAGAAGCCGAACAGCCTGTGGTCGGACGCCTGGTACGACCTGCGCAGGAATAAGGTGTTCCTGGTCGGCACGGCCATCGCCATCCTGCTGGTCCTCCTGGCGATCATGCCTGGTGTGTTCGCGCCGCAGAGCCCTCAGGCCTGCAATCTGGTCGACGCCAGGCAGGGCATCAGCTCGGCGCACTGGTTCGGCATCGACAACCAGGGCTGCGACACCTACTCACGGGTCATCCACGGCGCCCGGATCTCGATCCTCGTCGGCCTGCTGACCTCGCTGGCGACCGGTCTGGTCGGTGGCGTGCTCGGGCTGATCGCCGGGTTCTACGGACGCTGGGTGGACGTGCTCCTCTCCAGGGTGGCCGAGATCTTCTTCGCCATCCCCTCGATCCTCGGCGCGCTCCTCCTGCTGTCGGTCGTCGGCAGGGACCGGGCGGGCGTGTGGACGGTCGTGATCGCGCTGTCCATCCTGGCCTGGCCGATGGTGCTGCGCATCATGCGCGCGGCCGTCATCACCGCCAAGAACCAGGACTACGTGACGGCGGCGCGCGCTCTCGGGGCGAGCCCGTTCCGGATCTCGGTGCGGCACATCCTGCCGAACGCCATCGCCCCCGTCATCGTGGTCTGCACGATGAACCTGGGCGTGTTCATCGCCGGTGAGGCCGCGCTGTCGTTCCTCGGCGTCGGCATCCAGTCGCCCAACATCTCGTGGGGTCTGATGATCGCCGACGCGCGCAACCGGTTCCTCATGGCGCCGGAGCCGCTGATCTTCCCGGCGGTCTTCCTGAGCATCACGGTCCTGAGCTTCGTCATGATCGGCGATGCCGTACGAGACGCACTCGACCCGAAGCTGCGATAG
- a CDS encoding Zn-ribbon domain-containing OB-fold protein, with amino-acid sequence MIPGWFDGTHLIGTRCTTCQAVFFPPHQGFCRDPRCEGEELVPQRLSRRGTVWSYTNACYPPPAPFLAAEPYEPVTLAAVELARERIVVLGQVKDLAVEDLRVGMELELTEGTLADGPRVWMWGLPR; translated from the coding sequence ATGATCCCCGGCTGGTTCGACGGCACCCATCTGATCGGCACCCGCTGCACCACCTGCCAGGCCGTCTTCTTCCCCCCGCACCAGGGCTTCTGCCGCGACCCGCGCTGCGAGGGCGAGGAGCTCGTGCCGCAGCGGCTGTCCAGGCGCGGCACCGTGTGGTCCTACACCAACGCCTGCTATCCGCCGCCCGCGCCGTTCCTGGCCGCCGAGCCGTACGAGCCGGTGACGCTGGCGGCCGTGGAGCTGGCGCGCGAGCGCATCGTCGTCCTCGGCCAGGTCAAGGACCTGGCCGTCGAGGACCTGCGAGTCGGCATGGAGCTGGAGCTCACCGAGGGCACGCTCGCCGACGGGCCGAGGGTGTGGATGTGGGGGTTGCCGCGATGA
- the otsB gene encoding trehalose-phosphatase: MVRDPGGAVIGLDFDGTLAPIVPDPDDARIHPAAPGVLAELGSLVKAVVIVTGRPAATAVKYAPGLEKVPGLVVLGHYGFERWENGRVSAPPPPPGVLHAEAALPLLLQRLGMDGVTIEDKQRAVAVHTRRAPDPQGALERLREPLAKLAAAHSLVVEPGRLVLELRPPGMDKGHALDLFLAERAARSVMFVGDDLGDLAAFAAVRASGLPGVAVCSGSAEVTELAERADLVVDGPDGVVALLGELAAAIRDSSATGAG; encoded by the coding sequence ATGGTGCGCGATCCTGGCGGCGCGGTGATCGGGCTCGACTTCGACGGCACGCTGGCGCCGATCGTGCCCGATCCCGACGACGCCAGGATCCATCCCGCTGCCCCCGGTGTGCTCGCCGAGCTGGGGAGCCTGGTGAAGGCCGTGGTCATCGTGACGGGCAGGCCCGCGGCCACCGCGGTCAAGTACGCTCCAGGCCTGGAGAAGGTCCCTGGCCTGGTGGTGCTCGGGCACTACGGGTTCGAGCGGTGGGAGAACGGGAGGGTGAGCGCGCCTCCGCCACCCCCCGGCGTCCTGCACGCCGAGGCGGCGCTGCCGCTGCTGCTGCAGCGGCTCGGCATGGACGGCGTGACGATCGAGGACAAACAGCGGGCGGTGGCCGTCCACACCAGGCGCGCCCCCGACCCCCAGGGCGCCCTTGAACGGCTGCGCGAGCCGCTGGCGAAGCTGGCGGCCGCGCACTCCCTGGTCGTGGAGCCGGGCCGGCTGGTCCTCGAGCTGAGGCCGCCCGGCATGGACAAGGGCCACGCGCTCGACCTGTTCCTGGCCGAGCGGGCGGCCCGATCCGTGATGTTCGTGGGCGACGATCTGGGCGATCTGGCGGCCTTCGCCGCGGTGCGCGCCTCCGGGCTGCCGGGGGTGGCCGTGTGCAGCGGCTCGGCCGAGGTGACCGAGCTCGCCGAGCGCGCCGACCTCGTCGTCGACGGGCCTGACGGGGTCGTGGCGCTGCTGGGTGAGCTGGCCGCGGCCATCCGCGATTCGTCTGCAACCGGGGCGGGCTAA
- a CDS encoding lipid-transfer protein, with amino-acid sequence MSVVVIGAGMHPWGKQGRPFHEYGVAAARAALADAGVTWPDVQFVVGADTIRNGYPGFVAGATYARALGWSGARVASCYAACASGAQAVELARTRILAGLCDVALVIGADSTPKGFFTPVGGDRPDDPDWLRFRLLGATNPAYFALYARRRMALYGSTPEDFAAVKVKNALAGSLNPHARYRTRVTAEQVLASPMVADPLRLMDICATSDGGAAVVLASAAYARRLGVRSPIRLAAISTVTPTFPKAVLDLPDFATDPPVRDSVPFRTALARAAYEEAGLGPEDLSFAEVYDLSTALELDWMEDLGLCERGEADKLLRSGDSALGGRIPINPSGGLASFGEAIPAQAIAQVCELTWQLRGEAGARQVEGALVGIAVNQGLFGHGSAVVATR; translated from the coding sequence ATGAGCGTGGTCGTGATCGGCGCGGGCATGCACCCGTGGGGCAAGCAGGGCAGGCCGTTCCACGAGTACGGCGTGGCCGCGGCCAGGGCCGCGCTCGCCGACGCCGGCGTCACCTGGCCGGACGTGCAGTTCGTGGTGGGTGCCGACACCATCAGGAACGGCTACCCCGGCTTCGTCGCCGGCGCGACCTACGCCCGCGCACTGGGCTGGTCGGGCGCGCGCGTCGCCTCCTGCTACGCGGCCTGCGCCTCCGGCGCCCAGGCCGTCGAGCTGGCCCGCACCAGGATCCTCGCGGGGCTCTGCGACGTGGCGCTGGTGATCGGCGCCGACTCGACCCCCAAGGGCTTCTTCACCCCCGTCGGAGGCGACCGGCCCGACGATCCCGACTGGCTGCGCTTCCGCCTCCTCGGCGCCACGAATCCGGCCTACTTCGCGCTCTACGCGCGCAGGCGCATGGCCCTGTACGGCTCGACGCCCGAGGACTTCGCCGCCGTCAAGGTCAAGAACGCGCTCGCCGGATCGCTCAACCCCCACGCCCGCTACCGCACGCGCGTCACCGCCGAGCAGGTGCTCGCCTCGCCGATGGTCGCCGATCCGCTGCGGCTCATGGACATCTGCGCGACGTCGGACGGCGGCGCCGCCGTGGTCCTCGCCTCCGCCGCCTACGCGCGCAGGCTGGGGGTCCGCTCTCCCATCAGGCTCGCCGCGATCTCCACGGTCACCCCGACCTTCCCCAAGGCCGTCCTGGACCTGCCCGACTTCGCCACCGACCCGCCCGTGCGGGACAGCGTGCCCTTCCGCACCGCCCTCGCGCGCGCCGCCTACGAGGAGGCGGGCCTCGGGCCCGAGGACCTGTCCTTCGCCGAGGTGTACGACCTGTCCACGGCCCTCGAGCTCGACTGGATGGAGGATCTCGGCCTGTGCGAGCGGGGCGAGGCCGACAAGCTGCTCAGATCCGGCGACAGCGCGCTCGGCGGCCGGATCCCCATCAATCCTTCGGGCGGTCTGGCCTCCTTCGGCGAGGCCATCCCCGCACAGGCCATCGCCCAGGTCTGCGAGCTGACGTGGCAGCTGCGCGGCGAGGCGGGCGCCCGCCAGGTCGAAGGCGCCCTGGTCGGCATCGCGGTCAACCAGGGCCTGTTCGGCCACGGCTCCGCGGTCGTCGCCACGCGTTGA
- a CDS encoding MFS transporter, protein MSVFATFIYGLSAALPLLRIDLRVSAAVGALHGTAMAAATIAAGLSLPLLTRAYGRRAVLWIGLAGLNAGVMLVMLASSLPFTLTGFALAGGFGSVMLYTAMAALSDHHGPAGPAAISEANAIAVVIGVAATFLLSLAAQSALGWRAALLFTPALTVVLVVTMGRTRLGEGPAASVRVTGRPDWRFHVACVVLFCCVAIEFCFNLFGAEVLAGRTGLDAATAATGLTAFIGGLAIGRFAGARLALLVSPARLLVGALSMTAAGWLLFWLSTQPLVAYTGLVVCGLGASMHFPLALAGVIAASGDRPGLAAAAAPVWAGLAMGAGPFVLGALADGFGTHTAFLIVPTLVALAVGGVLSARTRA, encoded by the coding sequence ATGAGCGTGTTCGCGACCTTCATCTACGGCCTCAGCGCCGCGCTCCCCCTGCTCCGCATCGACCTGCGCGTCTCGGCCGCCGTCGGCGCCCTGCACGGCACCGCCATGGCCGCCGCCACCATCGCCGCCGGCCTCTCCCTCCCCCTGCTCACCCGCGCGTACGGCAGGCGCGCCGTCCTGTGGATCGGCCTGGCCGGGCTGAACGCGGGCGTCATGCTCGTCATGCTGGCCTCGTCGCTTCCCTTCACGCTCACGGGCTTCGCGCTGGCCGGCGGCTTCGGCTCGGTCATGCTCTACACCGCGATGGCCGCCCTCAGCGACCACCACGGGCCCGCGGGACCCGCCGCGATCAGCGAGGCGAACGCGATCGCCGTCGTCATCGGCGTGGCCGCCACCTTCCTGCTCAGCCTGGCCGCCCAGTCGGCGCTCGGCTGGCGGGCGGCCCTGCTGTTCACCCCGGCCCTGACCGTCGTGCTGGTCGTCACGATGGGCAGGACCAGGCTGGGCGAGGGGCCCGCGGCGTCGGTCAGGGTCACCGGCAGGCCGGACTGGCGCTTCCACGTGGCGTGCGTGGTGCTGTTCTGCTGCGTGGCGATCGAGTTCTGCTTCAACCTGTTCGGCGCCGAGGTGCTGGCCGGCCGTACCGGACTCGACGCCGCGACCGCCGCCACCGGGCTGACCGCCTTCATCGGCGGGCTCGCGATCGGCAGGTTCGCGGGCGCGCGGCTGGCGCTGCTCGTCTCGCCGGCGCGGCTCCTGGTGGGCGCGCTGTCGATGACGGCGGCCGGCTGGCTGCTGTTCTGGCTGAGCACGCAACCGCTCGTCGCCTACACCGGGCTGGTCGTCTGCGGGCTCGGCGCGTCGATGCACTTCCCTCTCGCGCTGGCCGGGGTGATCGCCGCGTCGGGCGACCGCCCCGGCCTCGCCGCCGCGGCCGCTCCCGTCTGGGCGGGTCTCGCGATGGGCGCGGGACCGTTCGTGCTCGGCGCCCTGGCCGACGGCTTCGGCACGCACACCGCCTTCCTCATCGTCCCCACGCTGGTCGCGCTGGCCGTCGGCGGCGTGCTCAGCGCCAGGACGCGCGCTTGA
- a CDS encoding SAM hydrolase/SAM-dependent halogenase family protein, producing MSPVITLLTDYGLEDGYVAACHGVIAGIAPQARVIDVCHLVPSGDVRRGAAILAQTIPYLPAGVHIGIVDPGAGGARRAVAVEAGDRIFIGPDNGLLSWAIGASGGAVAAYEIANAELCLSPISPTFHGRDVFSPVAAHLCTGRKPAEVGPEISLDRLVSLPSPASHLREGAVEGEVVSVDRFGNTQLSIPAGDLAALGVRVGDTLGVWLGRRQLALPFRESFAAVAPGDLVAFTDSAGLIALAVNSGDAAQRLGLPPGAHVRLSALP from the coding sequence GTGAGCCCTGTCATCACACTTCTCACCGACTACGGACTCGAAGACGGATACGTGGCCGCCTGCCACGGAGTGATCGCCGGGATCGCGCCGCAGGCGCGCGTGATCGACGTGTGCCATCTGGTGCCCTCGGGGGACGTCCGCAGGGGCGCGGCGATTCTCGCGCAGACCATCCCTTACCTGCCCGCGGGCGTGCACATCGGGATCGTCGACCCCGGCGCGGGCGGCGCCCGCCGCGCGGTGGCGGTCGAGGCCGGCGACCGGATCTTCATCGGGCCCGACAACGGCCTGCTCTCCTGGGCGATCGGCGCCAGCGGCGGCGCCGTGGCCGCCTACGAGATCGCCAACGCCGAGCTGTGCCTCAGCCCCATCTCGCCGACCTTCCACGGCCGCGACGTCTTCTCCCCCGTGGCGGCGCACCTGTGCACGGGGCGCAAGCCGGCGGAGGTCGGGCCCGAGATCTCGCTCGACAGGCTGGTCTCCCTGCCCTCGCCCGCCTCGCACCTGCGCGAGGGGGCGGTGGAGGGCGAGGTGGTCTCGGTGGACCGCTTCGGCAACACCCAGCTGTCCATCCCCGCGGGCGACCTTGCGGCGCTCGGGGTCCGCGTGGGGGACACGCTGGGGGTGTGGCTCGGGCGCAGGCAGCTGGCCCTTCCCTTCCGCGAGTCGTTCGCCGCGGTGGCGCCCGGGGACCTGGTGGCGTTCACGGACTCGGCCGGGCTGATCGCGCTGGCGGTCAACTCTGGCGACGCCGCCCAACGACTCGGCCTGCCCCCAGGCGCCCACGTCCGCCTCTCCGCCCTCCCCTGA